A single region of the Austwickia chelonae genome encodes:
- a CDS encoding FHA domain-containing protein has translation MIDRPRENQSRQQDPMTMRLTSLGDLEAHVEHDRGLSTDDLATIDALRPDTALLLVLRGPNAGARFLLDAPLTTVGRHPDSDIFLDDVTVSRKHALFEQEGDAFVVRDVGSLNGTYVNRERIERMSLRTGDEVQIGKFRLIFYTAPRHYA, from the coding sequence GTGATCGACCGTCCCCGCGAGAACCAGTCTCGCCAGCAAGACCCGATGACCATGCGTCTCACGAGTCTTGGCGACCTTGAGGCGCATGTCGAGCACGACCGCGGGTTGTCGACGGACGATCTCGCGACTATCGATGCGTTACGGCCTGACACCGCTCTCCTGCTCGTGCTGCGAGGCCCCAACGCCGGGGCACGCTTCCTGCTCGACGCGCCATTGACGACCGTGGGACGTCACCCTGACAGTGACATCTTCCTGGACGATGTCACCGTGTCCCGTAAACATGCCCTCTTCGAGCAGGAGGGGGACGCCTTCGTGGTCCGGGACGTCGGTTCCTTGAACGGAACCTATGTCAACCGTGAACGGATCGAACGGATGTCCTTGCGCACCGGTGACGAGGTGCAGATCGGGAAGTTCCGTCTGATTTTCTACACCGCGCCGCGACACTACGCCTGA
- a CDS encoding bifunctional nuclease family protein, which translates to MKDLDVLGVRVEMPTNQPIVLLREREGDRYLPIWVGAAEAAAIAYAQQGVIPPRPLTHDLLVDVIAALGHSLQEVRILELRDGVFHAALVFDDGTQVSSRTSDGIALALRTGSPIRAGEELIDEAGIAVADDEDDEVERFRAFLDQVSAEDFDQPGGPVEPDVPPHGEG; encoded by the coding sequence GTGAAGGACCTAGATGTCCTCGGCGTCCGCGTCGAGATGCCCACGAATCAGCCGATCGTGCTGTTGCGTGAACGCGAAGGGGACCGTTATCTCCCGATCTGGGTGGGCGCGGCTGAAGCCGCCGCCATCGCCTACGCCCAGCAAGGGGTGATCCCACCCCGTCCGCTGACCCATGACCTGTTGGTCGACGTCATCGCAGCGTTGGGGCATTCCTTGCAGGAGGTCCGCATCCTCGAACTCCGCGACGGGGTTTTTCACGCCGCGTTGGTGTTCGACGACGGAACCCAGGTCAGCTCACGGACATCGGACGGCATCGCCCTCGCTCTACGTACGGGTTCACCGATCCGAGCGGGTGAAGAGCTCATCGACGAGGCCGGGATCGCGGTGGCTGACGACGAGGACGACGAGGTCGAACGATTCCGCGCCTTTCTGGATCAGGTCTCCGCGGAGGATTTCGATCAACCGGGCGGACCGGTCGAACCGGATGTACCGCCGCACGGTGAGGGATGA
- a CDS encoding MerR family transcriptional regulator, with protein MSPTNEAKTGSHSGSAQGVLFDDDLPTFDSDAGYRGSMAQRAAGITYRQLDYWARTGLVEPSIRSATGSGSQRLYSFRDVLVLKVVKRLLDTGVSLQQIRVAVEHLRERGVDDLAQITLMSDGASVYECTSTDEVVDLVQGGQGVFGIAVGRVWREVEGDLAPLPRERLGEEPTDDDSSDDQLAVRRRSRRTG; from the coding sequence GTGAGCCCTACGAACGAGGCGAAAACCGGTTCACATTCCGGCAGCGCACAGGGTGTCCTCTTCGACGACGACCTGCCCACGTTCGACTCCGACGCCGGTTACCGCGGTTCCATGGCTCAGCGTGCCGCCGGGATCACCTACCGTCAGCTCGACTACTGGGCCCGGACAGGCCTGGTCGAACCCTCGATCCGTAGCGCCACCGGCTCCGGTTCCCAGCGGCTGTACAGCTTCCGGGACGTCCTCGTGCTCAAGGTCGTCAAACGTCTGCTGGACACCGGAGTGTCCCTGCAGCAGATCCGCGTGGCGGTCGAGCATCTGCGCGAACGTGGGGTCGACGACCTGGCCCAGATCACGCTCATGAGCGATGGCGCTTCTGTCTACGAATGCACCTCCACCGATGAGGTCGTCGATCTTGTCCAAGGTGGGCAAGGGGTTTTCGGGATCGCTGTCGGCCGTGTGTGGCGTGAGGTGGAAGGCGACCTGGCGCCGCTCCCGCGGGAGCGACTGGGCGAAGAGCCTACTGACGACGACTCCTCCGATGACCAGCTGGCGGTGCGTCGACGTAGCCGTCGCACCGGGTGA
- the gcvP gene encoding aminomethyl-transferring glycine dehydrogenase — MTTEPCPLPEFVARHIGPRDEDVVDMLQVVGRPDLASLVDATLPSRLRDPEPLGLEAADGEQQVLDELREIAAQNVVKTSLIGLGYHNTILPTVIQRNVLENPGWYTAYTPYQPEISQGRLEALLSYQTMIADLTGLDVANASLLDEATAAAEAMTLMRRATKAAKEAVLLVDEQVFPQTLAVIRSRALPLDIDVLVVDLACVDSVEALAGLAAGRPVFGVIVQYPGLDGAIQDWRALTEAVHAQGGLVTVAADLLALTLLSAPGDWGTDVAVGTSQRFGVPMAFGGPHAGYLAVREPLARTMPGRLVGVSIDAAGHPAYRLALQTREQHIRRERATSNICTAQVLLAVLAAMYAVYHGPDGLRRIAARVHRHARTAEQALLSAGYELGSSIFFDRITVRTPGRAAEILAEAAERGYNLWQVDEDTLAFSFDEVTTSADVTAVLGCFGLTEDVEPASDGQQWPEALRRTSDFLTADVFNTYHSETQMMRYLRRLADRDYALDRGMIPLGSCTMKLNAAAEMQAITWPEFAQIHPFAPADQTRGSRRIVSDLQEWLAVITGYDAVTMQPNSGASGELAALMAIRAYHRAQGDEQRDICLIPASAHGTNAASAAMAGMRVVVIKTASDGSVDLADLRAKVDTHRDVLAAVMITYPSTHGVYEDTVTELCELVHAARGQVYVDGANMNALVGQAKPGHFGGDASHLNLHKTFAIPHGGGGPGVGPVGVRAHLAPYLPNHPLDPAAGPESSPGAAAAAPFGSMGVMPISWAYIRLMGGAGLSKATQVAVLNANYVAARLREHYPVLYSGPGGLVAHECILDLREITKKTSVTVDDVAKRLIDYGFHAPTMSFPVAGTLMVEPTESEDKIELDRFCDAMVSIRGEIAQIERGEISVADSALRGAPHTAESVVGEWAASYDRATAVYPGGQEPADKYWPPVRRIDGAYGDRNLICSCPAPRDTID, encoded by the coding sequence GTGACCACCGAGCCCTGTCCTCTGCCAGAATTCGTCGCCCGCCATATCGGCCCACGTGATGAAGATGTCGTCGACATGTTGCAGGTCGTCGGCCGGCCCGATCTGGCGTCCTTGGTCGATGCCACCCTGCCGTCGCGCCTGCGTGACCCCGAGCCCCTCGGCCTGGAAGCCGCGGACGGTGAACAGCAGGTGTTGGACGAGCTGCGGGAGATCGCCGCGCAGAACGTGGTGAAGACTTCGCTGATCGGGCTGGGCTACCACAACACGATCCTGCCGACTGTGATCCAGCGGAATGTGCTGGAGAATCCCGGCTGGTACACCGCCTATACCCCTTATCAGCCGGAGATCTCCCAGGGGCGGCTCGAAGCGCTGCTCTCTTATCAGACGATGATCGCCGACCTGACCGGGTTGGATGTCGCCAATGCCTCCCTGTTGGACGAGGCCACCGCAGCAGCGGAGGCCATGACCTTGATGCGGCGGGCGACGAAGGCTGCCAAGGAAGCCGTGCTCTTGGTCGATGAGCAGGTCTTCCCCCAGACGCTTGCGGTGATCCGGTCGAGGGCGCTTCCGCTGGACATTGATGTCCTCGTCGTGGATCTCGCTTGTGTCGACAGTGTCGAGGCCCTGGCCGGGCTTGCTGCGGGACGTCCTGTCTTCGGGGTGATCGTGCAGTACCCCGGGCTGGACGGAGCTATCCAGGACTGGCGGGCACTTACCGAGGCTGTTCACGCTCAAGGCGGCTTGGTGACTGTCGCGGCAGATCTGCTCGCATTGACCTTGCTGTCTGCGCCAGGGGACTGGGGCACCGATGTCGCGGTGGGAACTTCGCAACGTTTCGGTGTGCCGATGGCCTTCGGCGGACCCCATGCCGGATATCTCGCCGTGCGCGAGCCGTTGGCACGGACGATGCCCGGGCGCCTCGTCGGGGTCAGCATCGATGCTGCGGGGCATCCGGCCTACCGGTTGGCCTTGCAGACCCGCGAGCAGCACATCCGCCGCGAACGGGCGACCAGCAACATCTGTACGGCTCAGGTGCTGTTGGCCGTGCTCGCGGCCATGTACGCCGTCTACCACGGGCCTGACGGCCTGCGTCGGATCGCCGCCCGGGTGCACCGGCACGCCCGGACAGCGGAGCAAGCACTGCTCTCCGCAGGCTACGAGCTGGGCTCGTCGATCTTCTTCGACCGGATCACCGTACGGACACCGGGGCGAGCCGCTGAGATCCTGGCGGAGGCGGCCGAGCGTGGCTACAACCTGTGGCAGGTCGACGAGGACACCTTGGCTTTCAGCTTCGACGAGGTCACGACATCGGCTGATGTCACGGCCGTCCTGGGATGCTTCGGGCTCACCGAGGACGTCGAACCGGCCTCCGACGGGCAGCAATGGCCTGAGGCATTGCGACGGACCAGTGATTTCCTGACTGCGGACGTCTTCAACACGTACCACTCCGAGACACAGATGATGCGCTACCTGCGTCGTCTGGCAGACCGGGACTATGCGCTCGACCGCGGGATGATCCCGTTGGGTTCCTGCACCATGAAGCTCAATGCGGCCGCCGAGATGCAGGCCATCACCTGGCCCGAGTTCGCACAGATCCACCCCTTCGCCCCGGCAGACCAGACCCGGGGGAGTCGTCGTATCGTCTCCGACCTGCAGGAGTGGTTGGCCGTCATCACGGGATATGACGCAGTCACCATGCAGCCGAACTCCGGTGCGTCCGGTGAGTTGGCGGCCTTGATGGCGATCCGCGCCTACCACCGGGCCCAGGGCGATGAGCAGCGTGACATCTGTTTGATCCCGGCCAGCGCTCACGGCACGAATGCGGCGAGCGCAGCCATGGCTGGGATGAGGGTCGTGGTGATCAAGACGGCGTCCGACGGTTCTGTCGATCTGGCGGACCTGCGGGCCAAGGTCGACACCCATCGGGACGTTCTTGCGGCGGTGATGATCACCTACCCGTCCACTCACGGCGTCTACGAGGACACCGTCACTGAGCTGTGTGAGCTCGTCCACGCGGCCCGCGGTCAGGTCTATGTCGATGGCGCGAATATGAATGCGCTTGTTGGACAAGCAAAACCGGGTCATTTCGGCGGGGACGCCAGCCACTTGAACCTGCACAAGACCTTCGCGATCCCACACGGCGGTGGCGGGCCGGGGGTCGGGCCGGTCGGAGTGCGAGCACACCTGGCCCCTTACCTGCCGAACCATCCCTTGGACCCGGCAGCCGGGCCGGAGAGCAGCCCTGGCGCGGCAGCGGCGGCCCCGTTCGGGTCGATGGGGGTCATGCCGATCAGCTGGGCGTACATCAGGTTGATGGGAGGTGCCGGGCTGTCGAAGGCCACCCAGGTCGCTGTCCTCAACGCCAACTATGTGGCGGCCCGGCTGCGCGAGCACTACCCGGTGCTCTATTCCGGTCCCGGTGGGCTGGTGGCTCACGAGTGCATCCTCGATCTGCGGGAGATCACCAAGAAGACCTCGGTGACGGTCGACGACGTCGCCAAACGGTTGATCGACTACGGCTTCCACGCTCCGACGATGAGCTTCCCCGTGGCAGGCACCTTGATGGTGGAGCCCACCGAGAGCGAGGACAAGATCGAACTCGACCGTTTCTGCGACGCGATGGTGTCCATCCGGGGCGAGATCGCTCAGATCGAACGAGGCGAGATCTCCGTGGCCGACTCCGCGTTGAGGGGTGCCCCGCACACCGCTGAGTCAGTGGTCGGCGAGTGGGCCGCCAGTTACGACCGGGCTACTGCGGTGTACCCCGGCGGGCAGGAACCCGCGGACAAGTACTGGCCGCCGGTCCGCCGGATCGACGGCGCTTACGGTGATCGGAATCTGATCTGCTCCTGCCCGGCGCCACGGGACACGATCGACTGA